AATGCTTCCAGTGAGGAAATCACGGAACTGGTCAATAAGGCAACAGAAGCTTATTGGGGATTTACCAGTGGAGAGAAAGGTGCTGAAGACCATATCGCAGCCATTCAACGTTATGCCAAAGCATTGGTAGACACGATTGTTGCGACTGATTATGATGGTCTGGACATTGACTGGGAACCCGATAACGGTGGTGACGGCGGAAGATATGTAGGCAGTCTGAAAGACCGCAGAGGTGGTCCGCGTGGTGAGTTTCTGCATTATCTGGTAGAAGAGATAGGAAAATACTTTGGTCCGATGGCAACCGAGCGTCCGAATGGTAAGTACTACTATTTTATGATTGACGGTGAAATATGGAACTCTAACAAAGAATCTGCTCCTTATTTTGACTATTTCATCACTCAGGCATATGGTGACTCCAATCTCGATCGAAGAGTGAGTACCTTGCAAAGCTGGTGTGGAGAATATTACGACTATCGTAAGCACATCTTTACAGAGAACTTTGAGTCATCCTGGACTACCGGTGGTGTACTTTTGACTCAGGCTGCTTATAACCATGCCAATGGTCCGAAAGGTGGCGTCGGTGCTTTCCGACTTGATAATGACTATGATAATGCCCGTGATTACAATTTTGTGCGTCATGCTATACAGATCAATCTGCAGGCTTATCAGGAATATATGGACAATCAATCTAATAAAAATACAGAACAGCAATGAAACGTATCAAAATCTTATATGCAGGTGCACTAGTTGCATTGTCTTTCTCTAGTGTGGGTTGCAACGACAGCGAAAGCGATCTGTTGGAACCGAAACTTTACTTTGAAAGTAATGTGATAAGAGTGGAAGTTGAAGCGGATACCTACGAGTGCGAATTGGTGTCGCGGCTTTCAACGATGGTGAAGAGTAATGTAAATGTGAACTATCAGGTAGGAGGGCAGGACCTTGTGGATGACTACAATCATAAACACGGGACGACCGGACAGCTTCTGGCGACTGATAACTATGAAATGACAGGAACTTCTTCGACCATTAAAGCAGGCGAACTGTATGCTGATCCCTGCGGATTGTCGGTAAAGAACATTACCAAGGGGGAAGACGGGGTAACGTATATTCTGCCTGTAATAGTGAACAGTACGGACATTGAAAAGATAAGCAGTTCGAGCGTTACTTATATTGTAGTAAGGAAACCAATTATTATTGATAAGGTATACCGTATCAATCCGGGCTGGCTTGATGTACGTCTGCCGACTGCTTATAAAACAAT
This sequence is a window from Bacteroides thetaiotaomicron VPI-5482. Protein-coding genes within it:
- a CDS encoding glycoside hydrolase family 18; the protein is MKMLRRLLYILPVIGIMIASCVDIESKDFEHIGGYNTMDNEESAQYYADLRAWKATSQGYGRPIFFGWFSNWSPEGPIRKGYLASLPDSIDMVSMWSGPFGLNEAKLADKEIFQKKKGGKITVCYILHNIGTGITPASVSEKVQAENPNASSEEITELVNKATEAYWGFTSGEKGAEDHIAAIQRYAKALVDTIVATDYDGLDIDWEPDNGGDGGRYVGSLKDRRGGPRGEFLHYLVEEIGKYFGPMATERPNGKYYYFMIDGEIWNSNKESAPYFDYFITQAYGDSNLDRRVSTLQSWCGEYYDYRKHIFTENFESSWTTGGVLLTQAAYNHANGPKGGVGAFRLDNDYDNARDYNFVRHAIQINLQAYQEYMDNQSNKNTEQQ